A DNA window from Thiopseudomonas alkaliphila contains the following coding sequences:
- a CDS encoding 7-cyano-7-deazaguanine/7-aminomethyl-7-deazaguanine transporter, whose amino-acid sequence MYNAALRRLILALATLHILIIIASNYLVQFPMELLGWQTTWGAFSFPFIFLATDLTVRLIGKQPARKIVGWAMLPALLASYLVSALFHEGSFQGAATLLQFNSFVFRIALASFAAYVVGQLLDITVFDRLRQLPQWWVAPAASTLIGNLVDTFVFFWVAFWQSSNAFMAEHWVEIAAVDYVIKLAISMTLFVPLYGMLLNRITHYLKRR is encoded by the coding sequence ATGTATAACGCTGCTTTACGCCGGTTAATTCTGGCACTCGCTACTCTGCACATTCTCATTATTATTGCCAGCAACTATTTGGTGCAGTTCCCCATGGAGTTACTGGGCTGGCAAACCACCTGGGGCGCGTTTAGCTTTCCCTTTATTTTTCTTGCCACTGATCTCACAGTGCGTTTAATTGGTAAACAACCCGCACGCAAAATAGTGGGTTGGGCCATGCTGCCGGCTCTCTTGGCATCCTACCTAGTCTCGGCACTGTTTCATGAGGGCAGCTTTCAAGGAGCCGCCACCTTGTTGCAGTTTAATAGTTTTGTGTTCCGTATCGCTCTGGCCAGTTTCGCAGCGTATGTGGTCGGCCAGTTATTGGATATCACTGTTTTTGATCGACTACGGCAACTGCCCCAATGGTGGGTTGCTCCTGCAGCTTCGACTTTAATTGGTAATTTAGTTGATACCTTTGTGTTCTTCTGGGTCGCCTTTTGGCAAAGCAGCAATGCGTTTATGGCGGAACACTGGGTGGAAATCGCGGCAGTCGATTATGTAATTAAGCTGGCGATCAGTATGACCTTATTTGTACCGCTGTATGGTATGTTGCTCAATCGCATTACCCATTATCTAAAGCGTAGATAA
- a CDS encoding aspartate ammonia-lyase, which translates to MSSANTRLEKDLLGTLEVPADAYYGIQTLRACNNFNLSGVPLAHYPNFVIALAMVKQAAADANHQLGYLSADKHKAITLACKQLIDGQHHDQFIVDMIQGGAGTSTNMNANEVIANLALEAMGKAKGEYQFLHPNNDVNMAQSTNDAYPTAIRVGLLLGYQDLLTSLKALMNAFQAKGVEFSSVLKMGRTQLQDAVPMTLGQEFNAFATNLGEDLNRLDKLVPDLLTWVNLGGTAIGTGINADPRYQGLAVQRLAAISGHPVKAATDLIEATYDMGAFVLLSGMLKRTAVKLSKICNDLRLLSSGPRTGINEINLPPRQPGSSIMPGKVNPVIPEAVNQVAYEIIGNDLSLTMAAEAGQLQLNVMEPLIAWKTFDSIRLLKRAMDMLREHCIEGITANEQHCRELVEHSIGLVTALNPYIGYENSTRIAKIALETGRGVLELVREENLLDEELLAEILRPENMIAPRSIPQK; encoded by the coding sequence ATGTCTTCTGCCAATACTCGCTTAGAAAAAGACTTACTGGGTACCCTAGAAGTACCCGCGGATGCTTATTACGGCATTCAGACCTTACGTGCCTGCAATAACTTTAACTTATCAGGCGTTCCTCTGGCCCACTACCCTAACTTTGTTATCGCCTTAGCTATGGTTAAGCAAGCCGCAGCTGATGCCAACCATCAGCTCGGTTACTTATCAGCCGATAAGCACAAAGCCATTACCCTCGCCTGTAAACAACTCATTGATGGCCAGCATCACGATCAGTTTATTGTCGATATGATCCAAGGTGGCGCCGGCACCTCCACCAACATGAATGCCAACGAGGTCATTGCTAACTTAGCCCTGGAAGCCATGGGCAAAGCTAAAGGCGAGTACCAGTTTTTACACCCCAATAATGACGTCAACATGGCGCAATCCACCAACGATGCCTATCCAACGGCCATTCGCGTAGGGTTACTGCTTGGCTATCAAGACTTGCTGACCAGCCTTAAAGCCTTAATGAATGCCTTTCAAGCCAAGGGCGTAGAATTTTCCAGCGTATTAAAAATGGGCCGCACTCAACTGCAAGATGCGGTGCCTATGACGCTTGGCCAAGAATTTAATGCCTTTGCCACTAACCTTGGGGAAGACTTAAATCGCCTCGATAAGCTAGTGCCCGACCTGTTAACTTGGGTTAACTTAGGCGGTACCGCCATCGGCACTGGGATTAATGCCGATCCTCGCTATCAAGGCTTAGCGGTTCAACGCCTTGCAGCAATCAGTGGGCATCCGGTAAAAGCCGCGACAGACTTAATTGAAGCCACCTATGACATGGGCGCCTTTGTGCTGTTATCCGGCATGCTCAAGCGCACTGCAGTGAAGCTTTCAAAGATCTGTAACGACTTACGCTTGCTCTCTAGTGGCCCACGTACTGGGATTAACGAAATTAACCTACCGCCCCGTCAACCCGGCAGCTCTATTATGCCAGGCAAGGTTAACCCGGTGATTCCAGAAGCTGTAAATCAGGTAGCCTATGAAATTATTGGTAATGACTTATCTCTCACCATGGCCGCTGAAGCAGGACAATTGCAGCTCAACGTGATGGAACCCCTGATTGCGTGGAAAACCTTTGATTCGATTCGCTTACTCAAGCGTGCGATGGATATGCTGCGCGAGCATTGCATTGAAGGCATTACCGCCAATGAGCAACATTGCCGTGAGCTAGTAGAACACTCCATTGGCTTAGTCACCGCACTTAACCCCTATATTGGTTACGAAAACTCTACCCGCATCGCCAAAATCGCTTTAGAAACTGGCCGTGGTGTCCTCGAGTTAGTGCGTGAAGAAAACCTGTTAGATGAAGAATTACTGGCGGAAATTCTACGTCCAGAAAATATGATTGCACCACGCTCTATCCCACAGAAATAA
- a CDS encoding hydrolase: MLMTTEQSLLLLIDMQDKLVAAVDQPQQLVANCQWLLKLSQLLKVPIAATEQYAKGIGPTVAALQPYLEQVTVVDKTVFSCLASADFSQHYPLAQYQQFVLCGIEAHACILQTALQLLAQNKQVFVVVDAISARQPQDTHYALQRMQQQGAVLVTKEMVGFEWLRDAKHPTFKTFSQEFLR, translated from the coding sequence ATGTTAATGACAACCGAACAAAGCTTACTGCTCTTAATTGATATGCAAGACAAACTAGTGGCCGCAGTTGATCAGCCCCAACAGTTAGTGGCTAATTGCCAATGGCTGCTAAAACTCAGCCAATTGCTCAAGGTGCCGATTGCCGCTACCGAGCAATACGCCAAAGGCATTGGACCTACGGTTGCGGCTCTGCAACCTTATCTAGAGCAGGTCACTGTGGTTGATAAAACGGTATTTTCTTGCCTAGCCAGCGCTGACTTTAGCCAACACTATCCACTGGCGCAGTACCAACAGTTTGTGCTCTGCGGTATTGAAGCCCACGCCTGTATTTTACAAACCGCCTTACAGCTGTTGGCGCAAAACAAACAGGTCTTTGTAGTGGTGGATGCCATTTCAGCACGCCAGCCGCAAGACACTCACTACGCACTGCAGCGTATGCAGCAACAAGGTGCAGTACTGGTAACCAAAGAAATGGTCGGTTTTGAATGGCTACGTGATGCTAAACACCCGACCTTTAAAACCTTTAGCCAAGAGTTTTTACGCTAG
- a CDS encoding acyl-CoA dehydrogenase C-terminal domain-containing protein gives MAEYNAPLRDMRFVLHEVFDAPKLWARLPALAETVDVDTADAILEEAAKVTGQLIAPLNRSGDEEGAQWNDGVVTTPAGFKEAYQTYIEGGWVGLGGNPEFNGMGMPKMLSVQFEEMLYSANSSFALYSALSSGACLAIDAHASQELKEKFLPPLYEGRWAGSMCLTEAHAGTDLGIIRTRAEPHADGTYKITGSKIFITGGEQDLTENIIHLVLAKLPDAPAGARGISLFLVPKVMVKEDGSLGEQNAVSCGSIEHKMGIKASATCVMNFDGATGYLVGEVNKGLAAMFTMMNYERLSIGIQGIGCAEASYQSAVEYANERIQSRAPTGPQNKDQAADPIMVHPDVRRMLLTMKALTEGGRAFACLVGEQLDISKFSTDVEEQKQAADMVALLTPIAKAFFTDNGLESCVHGQQVFGGHGYIREWGQEQLVRDVRIAQIYEGTNGIQALDLAGRKVVSNGGAFVKIFANLVRESVAQPGTLYAKETLEALERLEKVTNWLINEAAQNPNEVGAASVEYLHLFGYTAYAWMWSRMATAAQAKLAEDEAFYSGKLATASFYFQRLMPRTLGLEASICAGSTSLYELAAEQF, from the coding sequence ATGGCTGAATATAATGCTCCGCTACGCGACATGCGCTTTGTTCTTCATGAAGTATTTGATGCGCCAAAACTTTGGGCTCGCTTACCTGCCTTAGCAGAAACCGTTGATGTGGATACGGCCGATGCGATCTTAGAAGAAGCAGCAAAGGTTACTGGTCAACTGATTGCGCCATTAAACCGTAGTGGTGACGAAGAAGGCGCACAGTGGAATGATGGCGTAGTAACCACGCCAGCCGGCTTTAAAGAAGCTTACCAAACCTACATTGAAGGTGGCTGGGTTGGTTTAGGTGGTAACCCAGAATTTAACGGTATGGGTATGCCAAAAATGCTATCCGTACAGTTTGAAGAAATGCTGTACTCTGCTAACTCCAGCTTTGCGCTGTACTCAGCCCTAAGTTCTGGTGCGTGCTTAGCCATTGATGCACACGCCAGCCAAGAATTAAAAGAAAAATTCTTACCGCCGTTATACGAAGGCCGCTGGGCAGGTTCTATGTGCTTAACCGAAGCACACGCTGGTACTGACTTAGGTATTATTCGCACCCGTGCAGAACCCCATGCTGATGGCACCTACAAAATTACCGGGAGCAAAATTTTCATCACCGGTGGTGAGCAAGACCTGACCGAAAACATTATTCACTTAGTGCTAGCTAAACTACCGGATGCACCTGCAGGTGCCCGTGGTATTTCCTTGTTCCTAGTACCTAAAGTGATGGTCAAAGAAGACGGTTCACTGGGTGAGCAAAACGCAGTGAGCTGTGGCTCGATTGAGCACAAAATGGGTATTAAAGCTTCTGCCACCTGCGTGATGAACTTTGATGGTGCCACCGGTTACCTCGTTGGTGAAGTAAACAAAGGTTTGGCTGCAATGTTCACGATGATGAACTACGAGCGTCTATCAATCGGTATTCAAGGTATCGGTTGTGCTGAAGCCTCTTACCAAAGTGCTGTGGAATACGCCAACGAGCGTATCCAAAGCCGTGCGCCAACTGGCCCACAGAACAAAGATCAAGCCGCTGACCCAATCATGGTGCACCCAGATGTGCGTCGTATGCTGCTCACCATGAAAGCCTTAACTGAAGGTGGTCGGGCTTTTGCTTGCTTAGTGGGCGAACAATTAGACATCTCTAAGTTCAGCACTGACGTAGAAGAGCAAAAACAAGCAGCTGACATGGTTGCCTTGTTAACTCCAATTGCTAAAGCCTTCTTCACCGATAACGGTTTAGAAAGCTGTGTTCACGGTCAGCAAGTATTCGGCGGTCACGGCTATATCCGCGAGTGGGGCCAAGAGCAGCTAGTACGTGACGTACGTATTGCGCAAATCTACGAAGGTACCAACGGTATCCAAGCCTTAGACTTAGCCGGTCGTAAAGTCGTCTCCAATGGCGGCGCGTTTGTAAAAATCTTCGCTAACTTGGTTCGTGAAAGCGTTGCCCAACCTGGCACGCTGTACGCTAAAGAGACCCTAGAAGCCCTTGAGCGTCTAGAAAAAGTAACCAACTGGTTAATCAATGAAGCGGCGCAAAATCCGAACGAAGTAGGTGCAGCCTCAGTTGAATACCTACACCTGTTTGGTTACACCGCCTATGCTTGGATGTGGTCACGTATGGCGACTGCAGCTCAAGCTAAACTTGCGGAAGACGAAGCATTCTACAGTGGCAAACTGGCAACTGCTTCTTTCTACTTCCAGCGCTTAATGCCACGTACTCTAGGTCTAGAGGCGAGCATTTGTGCCGGTAGCACCAGCCTATACGAACTTGCTGCCGAGCAGTTCTAA
- a CDS encoding solute carrier family 23 protein yields MQLYQRKHGEEQPYWKAGPFKVRLPFVHYRWETAEMFQALIMFVVSLGMIPLLEKYLGLPYDVALAYVVVCGIGFMLPALLGTPYVPGWVTPGIPVVLLFLGNYEPGPEAIQALFALQFLVFIIFLVLGVTRLGSALVRFIPNSMKSGIIIGAGIAALMGEISTGGRLANTPISLVIGSLVCLYLMFSVSFRGLTDRFPFAKKIVNYGMVPGMLIAIFIGIAVGEYKMPDIQFGITSPNFKEMWNYLPFTVGFPDAKVFMLAIPTAIISYVIAFGDIIVGQSLMQRADELRSDEKIENNIDRVHLVTAIRNALHAFFAPYPGLAGPIWTAIAATMAERYKHGRHAMESIYSGAGTFWISGFIALFLLPLVTFFQPVLPIALSLTLLLTGYICLMVGFEQLTNNTERGIAGTMGVVLAVYGAGWGLATGAVLYILVERTHLLKFSTAPKTETDDAKLD; encoded by the coding sequence ATGCAGTTATATCAACGCAAACACGGGGAAGAGCAACCCTACTGGAAAGCTGGCCCATTTAAGGTACGCTTACCCTTTGTGCATTACCGCTGGGAAACCGCGGAAATGTTCCAAGCTTTGATTATGTTTGTGGTTAGCTTGGGGATGATTCCACTATTGGAAAAATACCTCGGCTTACCCTATGACGTTGCCCTCGCTTACGTCGTGGTCTGCGGAATTGGTTTTATGCTACCGGCATTATTAGGTACCCCCTACGTGCCTGGCTGGGTTACGCCTGGAATTCCGGTAGTCCTACTGTTTTTAGGTAACTATGAGCCAGGCCCTGAAGCCATTCAGGCATTGTTTGCACTACAATTTTTGGTTTTCATTATATTTTTAGTGTTAGGTGTCACCCGACTCGGCAGTGCCTTGGTGCGGTTTATTCCTAACTCAATGAAAAGTGGCATCATTATTGGCGCAGGTATTGCCGCGCTCATGGGTGAAATTTCAACTGGCGGCCGCCTAGCTAATACCCCCATTTCCTTGGTGATTGGTAGCTTGGTGTGTCTGTACCTGATGTTCTCGGTCTCTTTCCGTGGCTTAACCGATCGCTTTCCATTTGCGAAAAAAATCGTTAACTACGGCATGGTTCCCGGCATGTTGATTGCGATCTTTATCGGTATCGCCGTGGGTGAGTACAAAATGCCCGATATCCAATTTGGCATTACCTCCCCTAACTTCAAAGAAATGTGGAACTACTTGCCCTTTACTGTTGGTTTCCCAGACGCCAAAGTATTTATGCTGGCAATTCCAACCGCGATTATTTCTTACGTGATTGCGTTTGGTGACATTATTGTCGGACAGTCGCTGATGCAGCGGGCTGATGAACTACGTAGCGATGAAAAAATCGAGAACAACATTGACCGTGTGCACTTAGTTACCGCAATCCGTAATGCCCTGCACGCTTTCTTTGCGCCTTATCCAGGTTTAGCTGGCCCGATCTGGACTGCCATTGCAGCAACCATGGCTGAGCGCTATAAGCATGGCCGTCACGCAATGGAGTCGATCTACAGTGGCGCGGGTACGTTCTGGATTTCTGGCTTTATTGCACTGTTTTTGCTGCCCTTGGTCACCTTCTTCCAACCGGTATTACCCATCGCCTTATCATTGACTTTGCTGCTAACAGGTTACATCTGTTTAATGGTAGGTTTTGAGCAGCTCACCAATAACACCGAGCGCGGCATTGCCGGCACCATGGGTGTGGTATTGGCTGTTTATGGTGCGGGTTGGGGCTTGGCGACCGGTGCGGTGCTGTATATCTTAGTTGAACGCACCCACCTATTAAAATTTAGCACGGCGCCAAAAACTGAAACCGATGATGCTAAACTAGACTAA
- a CDS encoding acyl-CoA synthetase, which translates to MSMYELGLEKTPANYLALSPISFIERSAAIYPHYPAVVHGALRRTWSETYQRCRQLASALVERGIGLGDTVSVLLPNIPEMLEAHFAIPMAGAVLNPLNVRLDANAIAFMLEHAESKVLIADREYHHTVKAACAKLQHPPLIIDVNDPEYGDGLPVSDLNYEAFLAEGDPLFQWSLPENEWQAISLNYTSGTTGNPKGVVYHHRGAFLNATGNQMSWSLGTHPVYLWTLPMFHCNGWCYPWTITALAGVHVCLRRVDPQKILHLIRQEKVTHFCGAPIILNALISMPESAKAAIEHPVSVMVAGAAPAAKIIHDAEQMGIQVTHVYGLTEVYGPATYCAWNNDWDLLPADQRAEVKARQGVRYPTMENLMVADSKTLAPTPADGVTIGEIFMRGNTVMKGYLKNPKATQQVLANGWLNSGDLAVRHPDGYIEIKDRLKDIIISGGENISSLEIESVLYRHPAVLETAVVAQPNAQWGEIPCAFITLKAGFSHITSEHIKQFCSQHLAAFKVPKTIIFDDLPKTSTGKTKKYLLREIAKEL; encoded by the coding sequence ATGTCGATGTACGAGCTAGGTCTCGAGAAAACCCCTGCCAACTACCTTGCATTAAGCCCGATCAGCTTTATTGAGCGTAGTGCTGCTATTTACCCCCACTACCCTGCGGTCGTTCACGGGGCGCTTCGCCGTACCTGGTCTGAAACCTATCAGCGTTGTCGACAACTGGCCTCGGCTTTAGTTGAGCGTGGTATTGGCTTAGGCGATACCGTCTCGGTATTACTGCCGAACATTCCAGAAATGCTCGAAGCTCATTTTGCAATTCCTATGGCTGGCGCAGTGCTTAATCCTCTAAATGTCAGACTGGATGCCAATGCGATTGCCTTTATGCTAGAGCACGCTGAGTCGAAGGTACTGATTGCTGACCGAGAATATCATCACACCGTTAAAGCGGCCTGCGCTAAATTACAGCACCCGCCCTTAATTATCGATGTGAATGACCCTGAATATGGCGATGGCTTACCAGTTAGCGACCTTAATTACGAAGCTTTTTTAGCCGAAGGCGACCCTCTCTTTCAATGGTCACTGCCAGAAAATGAATGGCAGGCAATTTCGCTAAACTACACCTCCGGCACTACCGGCAACCCTAAAGGCGTGGTTTATCATCACCGCGGCGCCTTTTTAAATGCCACGGGCAATCAAATGTCTTGGAGCCTAGGTACGCACCCCGTGTATCTCTGGACCTTGCCCATGTTTCATTGCAATGGTTGGTGCTACCCCTGGACTATTACCGCGTTGGCCGGCGTACATGTCTGTTTACGCCGCGTTGATCCACAAAAGATCTTACACCTCATTCGCCAAGAAAAAGTGACCCACTTTTGTGGAGCGCCGATTATTTTAAATGCCCTCATCAGCATGCCTGAATCCGCCAAAGCGGCGATTGAGCATCCAGTGAGTGTCATGGTGGCTGGCGCTGCTCCTGCGGCCAAAATTATTCATGATGCCGAACAAATGGGCATTCAAGTCACCCACGTTTATGGGCTGACTGAAGTTTATGGTCCTGCCACTTATTGTGCTTGGAATAACGACTGGGATTTACTCCCCGCCGATCAACGTGCCGAAGTCAAGGCTCGCCAAGGAGTGCGCTATCCGACTATGGAAAACTTAATGGTCGCGGACTCAAAAACTTTAGCCCCTACTCCTGCTGATGGCGTAACTATTGGCGAGATTTTTATGCGCGGCAATACAGTGATGAAGGGCTATCTAAAAAACCCTAAAGCCACTCAACAAGTACTGGCCAATGGCTGGCTTAACAGTGGCGACTTAGCCGTGCGTCACCCTGATGGCTATATCGAGATTAAAGATCGACTCAAAGATATTATTATTTCTGGCGGAGAGAACATCTCCAGCCTAGAAATAGAAAGCGTGCTGTACCGCCATCCTGCAGTACTAGAAACGGCGGTAGTAGCCCAACCCAACGCTCAATGGGGGGAAATCCCCTGCGCTTTTATTACCTTAAAAGCTGGGTTTTCGCATATTACCAGTGAGCATATTAAACAGTTTTGCAGCCAACACTTAGCTGCGTTCAAGGTTCCAAAAACCATCATTTTTGATGATTTACCTAAAACCTCCACAGGCAAAACGAAAAAGTATCTGTTGCGAGAAATCGCAAAAGAGCTTTAA
- a CDS encoding PAS domain-containing sensor histidine kinase yields MDIECPVAAEKRADKMLEFLRLQRSAAVPTLCLAALENYCLASPAVQQAAYYVWQPEQSDYLPVTNQAPQLLEDYAPDLSAAELRQQLLNAAATSNQAPQSECLEAKGWLLQRFEFAASGEGLLVIQLVKPDQRQWVQGLVASLVAVQQASEQLLQQQCDLVKDPQPSLRVLANGDLAEQNVALQGLLTQTQAELAQLLPSNHRALVRSSLLQERAIEEVEFSYQDTILHWTYIPILDQQQVLVRGKDVSQTVKVNREAAQAWRLYRLITENSMDLISRHAPDGCFIDASPASWSLLGYWPEEMRGMQGLSLFHPDDAAQMHSAYNALSQQGYYTMTWRARHREGHYVWFETASRAIRETYTGSVVEIVSISRDITRRVLIEEHRQRLAEVVQANTDLILFLAPDGWVSGANPSAQKALQVAAEQTFAIKQVLAAEDYQRLRTLGWQQAETTGVWSAEVRLQPLQGRTSFPASLVLLAHRGRTGERYYSLVARDMTERERHEVAQRKHQEELAHTARLITLGELTSGIAHEMNQPLAAIMNYANASLRYLQQATEDESLAKVTQGLQRINEHAQHAAEVIKQLRALLRKEPRRLQALSVQQVVHEAVRLCQWQAGSWLISITTELPEQLPAIYADRVLLEQVLLNLIRNAMEANHQALPNSASEIQVRASLTEQQQIMIQVSDQGGGGQQANLEQLFTPFYTEKKDGLGLGLSMSRSIVEGFGGELNVRRLNSGGLMFSCCLPLREKATTASLLTK; encoded by the coding sequence ATGGATATTGAGTGCCCTGTAGCCGCTGAAAAACGCGCTGATAAGATGCTGGAATTTTTGCGTCTGCAACGCTCAGCCGCCGTGCCAACTCTATGTTTGGCCGCTTTAGAAAACTATTGTTTAGCCAGCCCAGCGGTGCAGCAGGCGGCGTATTATGTTTGGCAGCCAGAACAGAGTGACTATCTTCCAGTGACTAATCAGGCGCCACAATTACTTGAAGACTATGCCCCAGATTTATCTGCTGCCGAGCTTAGACAGCAGCTGCTAAATGCAGCGGCTACGAGCAATCAGGCGCCACAAAGTGAGTGCTTGGAGGCTAAAGGCTGGTTGTTACAGCGCTTTGAATTTGCCGCGTCTGGTGAAGGGTTGCTGGTGATTCAGTTAGTTAAGCCAGATCAGCGGCAATGGGTGCAAGGATTAGTCGCCAGTTTAGTCGCAGTTCAGCAAGCGAGTGAGCAGTTATTGCAGCAGCAGTGTGACTTGGTTAAAGATCCACAGCCAAGTTTGCGGGTGTTGGCTAATGGTGATCTGGCCGAGCAAAATGTGGCGCTGCAAGGCTTGTTAACACAAACCCAAGCCGAGTTAGCGCAGTTACTGCCCAGTAATCACCGCGCGTTAGTGCGCTCAAGTTTATTGCAAGAGCGCGCCATTGAAGAGGTGGAGTTCAGTTATCAAGATACAATACTGCACTGGACCTATATTCCAATCTTAGATCAGCAGCAGGTGCTGGTGCGGGGTAAGGATGTCAGCCAAACGGTCAAGGTGAATCGAGAGGCCGCCCAAGCTTGGCGTCTGTACCGATTGATTACTGAAAACAGTATGGACTTGATTTCGCGCCATGCGCCGGATGGTTGTTTTATTGATGCCTCACCTGCATCTTGGAGTTTACTTGGCTATTGGCCAGAAGAAATGCGCGGTATGCAAGGTTTATCGCTGTTTCACCCAGATGACGCGGCGCAGATGCACAGCGCCTATAACGCCTTAAGTCAGCAGGGCTATTACACCATGACTTGGCGTGCTCGGCATCGTGAGGGCCACTATGTCTGGTTTGAAACGGCAAGTCGGGCAATTCGCGAAACGTACACCGGCAGTGTGGTAGAAATTGTCAGCATTTCCCGTGATATTACGCGGCGAGTATTGATTGAAGAGCATCGTCAGCGGCTAGCTGAAGTGGTGCAGGCCAACACCGACTTAATTTTGTTTTTAGCCCCCGATGGTTGGGTCAGTGGGGCCAATCCCTCGGCGCAAAAAGCCTTGCAGGTTGCAGCCGAGCAAACCTTTGCCATTAAGCAGGTGTTAGCGGCGGAAGATTATCAGCGGCTACGCACCCTTGGCTGGCAGCAAGCAGAAACCACCGGGGTGTGGAGCGCTGAAGTGCGCTTACAGCCACTACAGGGGCGTACCAGTTTTCCTGCTTCCTTGGTGTTGTTGGCGCATCGTGGACGGACCGGTGAGCGCTATTATTCGTTGGTGGCACGGGATATGACTGAGCGTGAGCGCCATGAGGTGGCGCAGCGTAAACATCAAGAAGAGCTGGCCCATACCGCGCGCTTAATTACTTTAGGTGAGCTGACCTCTGGGATTGCCCATGAAATGAATCAGCCGTTGGCAGCCATTATGAATTACGCCAATGCCAGCTTGCGTTATCTACAGCAAGCTACAGAGGATGAGTCATTAGCAAAAGTGACCCAAGGTTTACAGCGGATTAACGAACATGCCCAACATGCCGCTGAGGTGATTAAGCAGTTGCGAGCTTTGTTGCGTAAAGAGCCAAGACGGTTGCAAGCGCTGTCGGTACAGCAAGTGGTGCATGAAGCGGTGCGCTTATGTCAGTGGCAGGCGGGCAGTTGGCTAATCAGTATTACCACCGAATTACCTGAGCAATTACCGGCGATCTATGCCGATCGAGTGTTATTGGAGCAAGTGCTGCTTAACTTAATTCGCAATGCCATGGAAGCGAACCATCAAGCCTTGCCCAATAGCGCCTCAGAGATTCAGGTGCGTGCCAGTTTAACTGAGCAGCAGCAAATTATGATTCAGGTCAGTGATCAAGGCGGTGGTGGGCAACAGGCGAATCTTGAGCAGTTATTTACTCCCTTTTATACGGAAAAAAAGGATGGATTAGGGCTTGGGTTATCAATGAGTCGTAGTATTGTTGAAGGCTTTGGCGGCGAGCTGAATGTGCGACGCTTGAACAGTGGCGGCTTAATGTTTAGTTGCTGTTTACCGCTACGTGAAAAGGCAACAACTGCGTCATTGCTGACAAAGTGA
- a CDS encoding response regulator transcription factor, with amino-acid sequence MTQQIVYVVDDEQGMLDSTVWLLESIGLTVHAFTSGQEFLQKCDPNACACVILDVRMPGLGGLNVQESMRQQNIHLPVIFVSGHADVPIVVRAFRAGAVDFIEKPYNEQLLLDSVQSALTGQAYSYTADARLAVIQQRLDSLTPREKDVLLPLVKGFTNREIAEQLSVSVKTIDLYRSRVMKHMQASTLPDLVGMVIAAGLVDPLNLRG; translated from the coding sequence ATGACCCAACAAATAGTGTATGTCGTAGATGATGAGCAAGGAATGTTGGACTCCACCGTTTGGTTGTTAGAGTCCATCGGCCTAACAGTGCATGCTTTTACCAGTGGCCAAGAATTTTTGCAAAAGTGTGATCCTAACGCCTGTGCCTGTGTGATTTTAGATGTGCGGATGCCGGGGCTCGGCGGATTAAACGTACAAGAAAGCATGCGCCAACAAAATATTCACTTGCCGGTTATTTTTGTGAGCGGGCATGCGGATGTGCCGATAGTGGTACGCGCCTTTCGCGCCGGCGCTGTCGACTTTATTGAAAAACCCTATAACGAGCAATTATTGCTCGACAGTGTCCAGTCGGCTTTGACCGGTCAGGCCTATAGTTATACTGCCGATGCCCGTTTAGCAGTGATTCAGCAGCGTTTAGATAGCTTAACTCCAAGGGAGAAAGACGTCTTGCTGCCCTTGGTTAAAGGTTTTACTAACCGGGAAATTGCTGAGCAGTTATCGGTCAGTGTGAAAACCATTGATCTTTACCGCTCACGGGTGATGAAGCATATGCAAGCCAGCACTCTGCCTGATTTAGTGGGCATGGTGATTGCAGCAGGCTTAGTTGATCCGCTTAATTTGCGCGGCTAA